One region of Bacillus pumilus genomic DNA includes:
- a CDS encoding ABC transporter permease → MIRLIQNEWMKISYRVGTWIMVGLLVLGMIATLIFVVKTNDKDQASGEWKTQLEMMNTENKKELKETENGFFKRSLEKEIAINDYRIKHNLPPADQFSHSVWDYVKTNANLLQLVGVFVIIIASTIVSAEYKHGTIKLLLIRPPSRLKILISKYITVQLYALLLVVVLFILSFILGAIFFGLSTDYVNLVYHNGEVIERSQFANMIYYYLAHCAMFVVLGTLSFAISTVFRSEAISIAISVLAYIVGGSVTGILMLFFDWSKYLLFANDPSQYFMEQVTLIEGMSLGFSLIVLVIYWAIFLAIALIVFQKREVKTGS, encoded by the coding sequence ATGATACGCCTCATTCAAAACGAGTGGATGAAGATCAGTTATCGTGTTGGAACTTGGATTATGGTTGGACTTCTTGTTTTAGGTATGATTGCTACACTGATCTTTGTAGTGAAAACAAATGACAAAGATCAAGCTTCAGGTGAATGGAAAACCCAGCTAGAAATGATGAATACGGAGAACAAGAAAGAGCTCAAAGAGACAGAGAATGGTTTCTTTAAAAGAAGCCTTGAAAAAGAGATCGCTATTAATGATTATCGAATCAAGCATAACTTGCCGCCAGCTGATCAGTTTAGCCACAGTGTATGGGATTATGTGAAAACAAACGCCAATTTACTTCAGCTAGTAGGTGTGTTTGTGATCATTATTGCTTCCACTATTGTGTCGGCTGAATACAAGCATGGTACAATCAAATTATTATTGATTCGTCCACCATCAAGGCTAAAGATCCTAATATCTAAATATATTACAGTACAGCTGTATGCTCTTTTACTTGTTGTGGTGCTATTTATCTTGTCCTTCATATTGGGTGCTATTTTCTTTGGACTTAGCACTGATTATGTGAATTTGGTGTATCACAATGGTGAAGTGATTGAACGTTCGCAGTTTGCAAATATGATCTATTATTATCTTGCTCATTGTGCAATGTTTGTCGTTTTGGGAACCCTTTCGTTCGCCATTTCTACAGTATTTAGAAGTGAAGCCATCTCCATTGCCATTAGTGTGTTAGCTTATATTGTGGGTGGATCAGTTACAGGTATTTTAATGCTCTTCTTTGATTGGTCAAAATATTTGTTATTTGCAAACGATCCATCCCAATACTTTATGGAACAGGTTACTCTTATCGAAGGTATGTCTCTAGGATTCTCATTAATAGTCCTAGTCATCTATTGGGCTATTTTCTTGGCCATTGCCTTAATTGTCTTCCAAAAACGAGAAGTGAAAACAGGCAGTTAA
- a CDS encoding TetR/AcrR family transcriptional regulator gives MRTVKHPEERKNDILNAAEELFSTKGYQQTTIIDILKAVGIAKGTFYYYFSSKEEVMDAIIDRIIKADIIVAKRIAAEPDLPVVDKLFRIIMAQSPQQGSNKQGMIEQFHQPSNAEMHQKSLIKAIKELSPVLADVIQQGVGEGTFKTKYPQETVEFLLASAQVIFDEGLFQWTAEESMQRALAFIDILESSLHAEKGSFSFLLKRLTGELDEHNQ, from the coding sequence ATGAGAACCGTTAAACATCCTGAAGAACGTAAAAATGACATCTTAAACGCAGCCGAAGAGCTTTTTTCTACCAAAGGCTATCAGCAAACAACGATTATCGACATTCTGAAAGCTGTTGGCATTGCAAAAGGCACTTTTTATTATTACTTTTCATCCAAAGAAGAAGTGATGGATGCCATTATTGACAGGATCATCAAAGCAGATATCATCGTGGCAAAACGTATTGCGGCTGAGCCAGACCTTCCAGTCGTCGACAAACTATTTCGCATTATCATGGCGCAATCGCCTCAGCAAGGAAGCAATAAACAGGGCATGATTGAACAATTCCATCAGCCTTCTAATGCAGAGATGCACCAAAAAAGCTTAATCAAAGCGATTAAAGAACTATCACCCGTTTTAGCTGATGTCATTCAGCAAGGGGTGGGAGAAGGGACATTCAAAACAAAGTACCCGCAAGAAACGGTGGAATTCCTTCTTGCTTCTGCACAGGTCATATTTGATGAGGGCCTTTTTCAATGGACAGCCGAAGAGAGTATGCAGCGCGCGCTAGCTTTTATCGATATCCTCGAATCCTCATTACATGCAGAAAAGGGGAGCTTCTCCTTTCTTCTGAAACGTTTAACTGGAGAACTTGATGAACATAATCAGTGA
- a CDS encoding glycerate kinase, producing the protein MKIVIAPDSFKESLSAYEVACAIERGFHAILPDAEYIKLPMADGGEGTVQSLVDATGGYMINQVVTGPLGDPVDAFFGMLGDGETAVIEMAAASGLHLVPQEKRNPLFTTSKGTGELMIAALDQGAKHVIIGLGGSATNDGGVGMMQGLGAAFLDQAGQELSPGGGALHQLASIDLSGLDPRLQSVRLEAARDVDNPLTGKRGASVVFGPQKGADEEMVQVLDKNLAHFAHIAEKQFTVSFEDAAGAGAAGGLGASLLGFLHADLQRGIDIVLKAVQFDDVIKEADLVITGEGRIDQQTVYGKTPIGVAKAAKQYHLPVIGIAGSLSKDSAVVHEHGIDALFSIVPGITSLSEAMRDGAIHVERTARNIAATISIGRNK; encoded by the coding sequence ATGAAAATTGTGATTGCACCAGATTCATTTAAAGAAAGTTTATCTGCATATGAGGTAGCATGTGCCATCGAACGAGGATTTCATGCGATTTTGCCAGACGCTGAATATATTAAACTTCCCATGGCAGATGGAGGAGAGGGAACTGTTCAATCACTAGTTGATGCGACCGGCGGGTACATGATCAATCAAGTAGTCACAGGCCCGCTTGGTGACCCTGTCGATGCCTTTTTTGGCATGTTAGGAGACGGTGAGACGGCCGTTATAGAGATGGCCGCAGCCTCTGGGTTACACCTTGTTCCGCAAGAAAAACGCAATCCGTTATTTACGACATCGAAAGGAACTGGGGAATTAATGATTGCGGCACTAGATCAAGGAGCAAAGCATGTCATCATTGGGCTTGGCGGAAGTGCAACAAATGATGGCGGCGTTGGGATGATGCAAGGATTAGGTGCGGCTTTTCTTGATCAAGCAGGACAGGAGCTATCGCCAGGCGGTGGAGCCCTTCATCAACTAGCTTCTATTGATCTATCTGGACTTGACCCAAGACTGCAATCCGTTCGGCTGGAGGCAGCCCGTGATGTGGATAATCCTTTAACAGGTAAGAGAGGAGCGTCTGTCGTATTTGGTCCTCAAAAAGGTGCAGATGAAGAAATGGTTCAAGTGTTAGACAAGAATTTAGCTCATTTTGCTCACATAGCAGAAAAGCAGTTTACTGTATCCTTTGAAGATGCAGCGGGGGCAGGAGCGGCAGGAGGACTTGGTGCGAGTTTATTAGGCTTTTTACACGCCGATTTGCAAAGAGGAATTGACATTGTGCTGAAGGCTGTTCAGTTTGATGATGTCATCAAGGAGGCAGACCTAGTCATTACTGGGGAAGGCCGAATTGACCAGCAGACCGTTTATGGAAAAACCCCAATCGGTGTAGCCAAAGCAGCAAAGCAGTATCACCTGCCTGTGATTGGTATCGCGGGCTCCCTCTCAAAAGACAGTGCTGTCGTACATGAGCATGGCATTGATGCACTTTTTAGTATCGTTCCAGGTATAACTTCTCTTTCTGAGGCAATGAGAGATGGGGCTATTCATGTAGAAAGAACCGCTCGAAATATTGCGGCTACTATATCAATTGGAAGAAATAAGTAA
- a CDS encoding GntP family permease codes for MSGDVTVSTLGAMTALVVAIVLILKKVSPAYGMLAGAFIGGLVGGVDIVQTVNVMMEGAKDMIPAVLRIMAAGVLAGVLIESGAALSIAEAIVKKLGEARALLALALATMILTTVGVFVDVAVITVAPIALAIAKRAKLSKTGILLAMIGGGKAGNIMSPNPNAIAASDAFGVPLTSMMAAGVIPAVFGLAVTYVLAKKLAKKGTPVLEEETALSKVEVPAFFQALAGPLVTILLLALRPLFQINIDPMIALPIGAFIGALFMKKGKFLNDYAMSGLHKMSGVAIMLLGTGTLAGIVSNSSLKDVFIQALDASGLPPYLLAPASGIFMSAATASTTAGTAVASGVFSGTLIGLGVSALSGAAMIHAGATVLDHMPHGSFFHATAGSVQMDIKERLKLMPFESLIGLTLTVVSTIIFGVFQLFG; via the coding sequence ATGAGTGGAGATGTGACAGTAAGTACACTAGGAGCCATGACGGCACTTGTGGTTGCGATTGTTCTTATTCTAAAAAAAGTATCACCTGCATATGGCATGCTGGCAGGTGCTTTCATAGGCGGCTTGGTAGGCGGTGTAGATATTGTTCAGACCGTCAACGTCATGATGGAAGGCGCTAAGGATATGATTCCAGCTGTCCTCAGAATTATGGCGGCAGGTGTCTTGGCTGGCGTTTTAATTGAGTCGGGTGCAGCTTTATCTATCGCCGAGGCGATCGTGAAGAAGCTTGGAGAGGCGAGGGCGTTATTAGCACTTGCACTGGCAACCATGATTTTAACAACAGTGGGTGTTTTTGTAGATGTTGCTGTTATCACGGTAGCGCCTATCGCACTTGCCATTGCCAAACGGGCAAAGTTGTCAAAAACGGGGATTTTACTCGCCATGATTGGAGGCGGGAAGGCAGGGAATATCATGTCACCGAATCCAAATGCCATTGCCGCTTCTGATGCTTTTGGTGTACCGCTTACTTCAATGATGGCTGCGGGTGTCATTCCGGCTGTGTTTGGATTGGCTGTTACATATGTGTTAGCTAAAAAGCTTGCAAAAAAAGGGACACCTGTTCTTGAAGAGGAAACCGCGTTAAGCAAAGTTGAAGTGCCAGCTTTTTTTCAAGCACTTGCGGGTCCGCTTGTCACCATTTTATTGTTGGCTTTAAGACCGCTTTTTCAAATCAATATAGACCCAATGATCGCCTTACCGATCGGAGCATTTATAGGCGCTCTTTTCATGAAAAAAGGGAAGTTTCTCAATGATTATGCGATGTCGGGGCTTCATAAAATGTCGGGTGTAGCGATTATGTTATTAGGGACAGGCACACTAGCAGGAATTGTATCGAATTCTTCCTTAAAAGATGTGTTTATTCAAGCACTCGATGCTTCGGGATTACCACCGTATTTACTTGCACCAGCTTCAGGGATATTTATGTCAGCCGCCACTGCTTCGACAACAGCAGGAACGGCGGTAGCGAGTGGCGTATTTAGCGGTACACTCATTGGGCTTGGTGTATCGGCTCTTTCAGGAGCAGCCATGATTCATGCTGGTGCAACTGTGCTTGATCATATGCCGCATGGGAGCTTTTTTCATGCAACAGCAGGAAGTGTTCAAATGGACATCAAAGAGCGGTTGAAACTCATGCCTTTTGAATCGTTAATTGGTTTGACATTAACTGTCGTGTCGACCATTATTTTCGGCGTTTTTCAGTTGTTTGGCTGA
- a CDS encoding zinc ribbon domain-containing protein YjdM has protein sequence MSNLPNCPSCSSTYTYEDGSLLVCPECAHEWSLEQEQAAEEQLVVKDANGNLLSDGDTVTVIKDLKVKGSSSVLKIGTKVKGIRLVEGDHNIDCKIPSFGAMKLKSEFVKKV, from the coding sequence ATGTCTAATCTACCAAATTGTCCTTCATGCAGTTCAACGTATACTTATGAGGATGGCAGTCTGCTGGTTTGTCCTGAATGTGCGCATGAATGGTCACTTGAACAAGAACAAGCGGCAGAGGAGCAGCTTGTGGTCAAAGATGCGAATGGAAATCTATTAAGTGATGGGGATACGGTCACTGTCATTAAAGATTTAAAAGTAAAAGGCTCTTCTTCCGTTTTAAAAATAGGAACGAAGGTCAAAGGCATTCGTTTAGTGGAAGGCGATCATAACATTGATTGTAAAATTCCTAGCTTTGGCGCAATGAAGTTAAAATCAGAGTTTGTGAAAAAGGTATAA
- a CDS encoding ABC transporter ATP-binding protein, translating to MTNVLELHNVSRHIHGKKIVQDLSFSVQAGEVFGFLGPNGAGKTTTIRMMVGLSPITSGDILINGHSIQSSYQHAIQDVGAIIENPEMYNHLTARQNLVHFARMNGKVDEGRIDELLELVSLQHVKHKRVRTFSLGMKQRLGIAQALIHRPKLLILDEPTNGLDPEGIRMIRDYLRRLAKEEGLAVIVSSHLMSEMELMCDRFAIIQKGKLIAIEDQRAETNQDELVNYRMKVASGELEEAQKLIGIFEEGTTVREEEQYLFFSLPEEKMPELIRHLSGASIHLYEIKIEKQTLEDKFLSLTGKKEADV from the coding sequence GTGACGAACGTTTTAGAACTGCATAATGTATCTAGGCATATTCACGGGAAAAAGATCGTTCAAGACTTGAGCTTTTCTGTGCAAGCGGGCGAAGTCTTTGGCTTCTTAGGACCAAATGGCGCAGGGAAAACAACAACCATTCGTATGATGGTCGGTCTTTCTCCTATTACATCTGGTGACATTCTGATTAATGGTCATAGTATTCAATCCTCATATCAGCATGCCATCCAAGATGTTGGTGCCATTATTGAAAACCCAGAAATGTATAATCATTTAACGGCAAGACAAAATCTTGTTCACTTTGCCAGAATGAATGGGAAAGTGGATGAAGGGCGAATTGATGAGCTGCTAGAGCTGGTCAGCTTACAGCACGTGAAACATAAGCGTGTCCGAACGTTTTCATTAGGCATGAAGCAGCGTTTAGGCATTGCGCAAGCACTTATACATAGACCGAAACTGCTGATATTAGATGAGCCGACCAATGGACTTGATCCAGAGGGAATTCGCATGATACGAGATTACTTGAGAAGGCTTGCAAAGGAAGAAGGGCTAGCTGTCATTGTTTCAAGTCACCTCATGTCAGAAATGGAATTGATGTGTGATCGTTTTGCGATTATCCAAAAAGGCAAGCTGATTGCGATTGAGGATCAGCGTGCAGAGACGAATCAAGACGAATTGGTCAATTATCGGATGAAGGTCGCATCTGGTGAGCTGGAAGAAGCGCAGAAGCTCATTGGTATATTTGAGGAAGGCACGACTGTAAGAGAAGAGGAGCAGTATTTATTCTTCTCCTTGCCAGAAGAGAAAATGCCGGAATTGATTCGTCATTTGAGCGGCGCGTCCATTCATTTGTACGAAATCAAAATAGAAAAACAAACCTTAGAAGATAAGTTCTTAAGCTTAACAGGTAAAAAGGAGGCAGACGTATGA
- a CDS encoding ABC transporter ATP-binding protein, translated as MEHLIETKRLSLQIDSLKGQKQIILKDIHLSINPGEFVTIMGPSGCGKTSLLYQLSGIESASTGEIKYKGSLLSEMTDKQLTALRLTDMGFVFQHSHLLKNLNLFDNIIAAAYLTKKKPRKEVNERARYLMEKLDIDHLADRYLSEVSGGQLQRASICRALMNEPDILFADEPTGALNSHATKEVMNIFSKIHSEGATLLLVTHDPKVALRSERIMFMNDGEITASLHLGRYDDESTAEKRETRLNQWLQDLGF; from the coding sequence ATGGAACACTTGATTGAAACAAAGCGATTGTCTTTGCAAATTGATTCTTTAAAAGGACAGAAACAAATCATTCTTAAAGATATCCATTTATCGATAAATCCTGGGGAATTTGTGACCATTATGGGACCTTCCGGATGCGGGAAAACCTCCTTGCTTTATCAGCTTAGCGGGATAGAATCAGCCTCAACAGGAGAGATCAAATATAAAGGCAGTTTATTATCAGAAATGACAGATAAACAGTTAACTGCTCTGCGTTTAACAGATATGGGATTTGTCTTTCAACACAGCCACTTACTAAAAAATCTAAATCTATTTGATAACATCATTGCTGCAGCTTACTTAACAAAGAAAAAGCCAAGAAAAGAAGTGAATGAGCGAGCTAGATATTTAATGGAGAAACTTGATATTGATCATTTAGCAGATAGATATTTGTCAGAAGTATCAGGAGGTCAGCTTCAAAGAGCCTCTATCTGTCGAGCACTTATGAATGAACCAGACATTCTTTTCGCTGATGAACCAACAGGTGCTCTTAACTCCCATGCAACGAAGGAAGTGATGAATATATTTTCGAAAATCCATTCTGAAGGAGCGACACTACTGCTTGTCACACATGACCCAAAGGTTGCTCTTCGTTCTGAAAGAATCATGTTTATGAATGACGGAGAAATAACGGCTAGCTTACATTTAGGGAGATATGATGATGAGTCAACTGCCGAGAAACGGGAGACCAGATTAAATCAATGGCTTCAAGATTTAGGGTTTTAA
- a CDS encoding MFS transporter, protein MSLLSKRGSSHFIYLVLGQIISVFGSSLIRFVLSLHVLDMTQRVDLYALLFALSNVPLLLSPLAGAIADRFNRRNLMILFDVLTGIMILAFYFWLFSGNDSLFMIGAVMVLLGVMSTFYAPAVMSSIPQLVKQEQLEQANGIVNGVQALSGVLAPIIGGVLYGLIGSQSIIGASAIVFFLSACMLLRLNISFSPSPLTETMGKVLVKDMKQGFSYIGSQPFLKRAMLLAAMLNFILTPFFIVGGPIILRVTMKSSDIMYGVGMGLIEFAVIAGALLVGLVAKHWRIPTLYRWLIVIAIILLPVAFSTSNTALQFGTYPAYFLFLAGCLPIAMLLTMISIVVISHVQKKTPNSQLGKVMANLTMVSQCAAPLGQMMYGFLFNTFSANMYVTVLIVSTFMFALAYLTKNMLQHEGESAS, encoded by the coding sequence ATGTCTTTATTATCCAAAAGAGGTTCATCCCACTTTATTTACCTCGTGCTCGGACAGATTATTTCTGTTTTTGGGTCTTCCTTAATTCGGTTTGTTCTATCTTTACACGTGCTGGATATGACTCAGCGTGTAGACTTATATGCCTTACTATTCGCTTTATCCAATGTACCGCTCCTTCTTTCCCCCTTAGCAGGCGCAATCGCTGACCGGTTTAACAGAAGGAACTTAATGATTTTATTTGATGTTCTCACCGGCATCATGATTCTGGCTTTTTATTTTTGGTTATTCTCAGGCAATGATTCACTCTTTATGATCGGAGCGGTCATGGTGCTTCTTGGTGTGATGAGTACGTTCTATGCTCCCGCTGTGATGTCCAGCATTCCACAGTTAGTAAAACAGGAACAATTAGAACAAGCAAACGGGATCGTCAATGGCGTGCAGGCACTTTCAGGTGTTCTCGCTCCTATTATCGGCGGGGTTCTGTACGGACTGATTGGAAGTCAATCCATTATAGGTGCCAGTGCCATCGTGTTTTTTCTATCAGCATGCATGCTTTTACGATTAAACATATCCTTCTCACCTAGCCCGCTTACAGAAACTATGGGCAAAGTGCTCGTAAAAGATATGAAACAGGGATTTTCCTATATTGGCAGTCAGCCATTTTTAAAAAGAGCCATGTTGCTTGCTGCAATGTTAAATTTCATCCTCACGCCATTTTTTATCGTAGGTGGTCCAATCATTTTAAGGGTCACAATGAAAAGTAGTGACATCATGTATGGTGTAGGCATGGGCTTGATTGAGTTCGCTGTCATCGCAGGTGCTCTGCTAGTTGGACTTGTAGCAAAGCATTGGCGCATCCCTACTTTATATCGCTGGCTGATCGTCATCGCAATCATCTTGCTACCTGTCGCATTCTCTACATCCAACACAGCTCTTCAATTTGGCACTTATCCAGCTTATTTTCTCTTTCTAGCAGGATGTCTTCCGATTGCTATGCTTCTTACAATGATCTCAATCGTTGTGATTTCACATGTTCAAAAGAAAACGCCAAATAGTCAATTAGGAAAAGTGATGGCAAATCTGACAATGGTTTCTCAATGTGCTGCCCCGCTTGGTCAAATGATGTATGGGTTCTTGTTCAATACGTTTTCAGCAAACATGTATGTGACAGTATTAATAGTCAGTACTTTCATGTTTGCCCTTGCCTACTTAACAAAAAATATGCTTCAACATGAAGGAGAATCAGCCTCATGA
- a CDS encoding FtsX-like permease family protein, which yields MRLTFIKKDLTRHRLISTGLTICIMMTSFLATSAAQMTVQLNGSISNLLHSAKAPDFVQMHDGSLKEKDIEAFSSKQSMVKAHQIVPMIPIEHANIKFGNEPAKAGVMDHLFVKQNRYFDFLLNEQNEKLTVSKGEVAVPIYFQQRYHLKIGETLLIGKGSNQFSFRIKAFLRDAQMNPSLVSSKRFLLHHKDWDAMNQVFHKKEYLIEFLLHDAAQADAFQAIYQSSQLPQQGPAVTLPLLRMLNALTDGMVIAILLLSCMLLIGIALLSLHLAMTASIEEDEREIGILKVLGIPLSRIKQLYVGKYALLAGIGCIAGYGLTFIFGDMFTANIQRYMGNQPSFTSWFMPLCVSIVMAMIIISFSYTVLRKFGRVSAAQALQGSVISTNDKKQIPLHLKKNRFISVNIWLGLKDLLSRKKLYTTITCIMALCTFLMLLPIQLWYTLQSPDFITYLGSGQSDLRIDIRQGNHLKENTNKIESMIRDDRDIQASAIYETTSLQAKSKENSLETLYLEAGNLSAFPLTYLQGRQPLKKKEIALSVLSSDSLQKKVGEKITLVTNGQEIQKTVTGIYQDVTNGGKTAKAISQPFPQTALWKTIQIQLNQGVEIAEKKTVFEKEISPAKVTDMKEYVHQTIGSTASLVKVVAFFSTLAAFGTASLMLFMFLHMLKAKDSSRNHLLRTIGFSKKDVTVQYITSFIVVIFLGTFIGTIAVHLIGPALMSVGGASLGASSLQWLAPQWVSVVYPITLLIVSLALTASLLKTLFTSQTTRHTLS from the coding sequence ATGAGACTGACGTTTATAAAGAAGGACTTAACCCGCCACCGTCTCATTTCCACCGGTTTAACCATATGCATTATGATGACATCATTTCTAGCAACAAGCGCCGCTCAAATGACAGTACAACTGAATGGTTCCATTTCTAATCTGCTCCATTCAGCCAAGGCACCAGACTTTGTCCAAATGCATGACGGCAGCCTAAAGGAAAAAGATATTGAGGCATTTTCAAGCAAGCAGTCCATGGTAAAAGCACATCAAATCGTCCCAATGATTCCAATTGAACATGCAAATATCAAGTTCGGAAACGAACCCGCCAAAGCAGGTGTGATGGATCATTTATTTGTGAAACAAAATCGTTATTTTGATTTTCTTTTAAATGAACAAAATGAAAAGCTCACTGTCAGTAAAGGTGAAGTGGCTGTCCCTATCTATTTTCAGCAAAGATATCATCTCAAAATAGGAGAAACGTTACTGATTGGGAAAGGGTCTAATCAATTCTCTTTCCGCATCAAAGCATTCTTGCGAGATGCACAAATGAACCCCAGTCTTGTTAGTTCGAAAAGATTCCTTCTTCATCACAAGGATTGGGACGCAATGAATCAAGTGTTTCATAAAAAGGAATATTTAATTGAATTTTTACTGCATGATGCCGCGCAGGCAGATGCCTTTCAAGCAATCTACCAGTCATCACAGCTTCCACAACAAGGTCCTGCTGTCACATTACCTTTGCTGCGTATGCTGAACGCATTGACAGATGGAATGGTGATCGCCATTCTGCTGCTTTCTTGCATGCTGCTCATCGGTATAGCCCTTCTCTCTCTCCACCTTGCTATGACGGCTTCTATAGAAGAGGACGAACGTGAAATTGGAATATTGAAGGTGCTTGGGATTCCTTTATCAAGAATCAAGCAATTATACGTTGGAAAGTATGCCTTGCTTGCTGGTATAGGGTGTATAGCAGGATATGGGTTAACGTTTATATTTGGTGATATGTTTACAGCCAATATTCAGCGATACATGGGGAATCAGCCTTCTTTCACTTCTTGGTTCATGCCGCTTTGTGTTTCTATTGTGATGGCAATGATCATCATTTCTTTCAGCTATACTGTCCTAAGAAAGTTTGGTCGAGTATCAGCTGCTCAAGCACTTCAAGGCAGCGTCATTTCAACGAATGATAAAAAACAAATACCCTTGCATCTCAAGAAAAACAGGTTCATATCAGTCAATATTTGGCTTGGTTTAAAAGATCTGTTATCACGAAAGAAGTTGTACACAACGATTACTTGTATTATGGCCCTTTGTACATTTTTGATGCTGCTGCCTATTCAGCTATGGTACACCTTACAATCGCCGGATTTCATCACATATCTTGGCTCTGGTCAAAGTGACCTTCGAATTGATATACGACAAGGAAATCATCTAAAGGAAAATACTAATAAAATAGAATCAATGATTCGTGATGATCGAGACATTCAAGCATCAGCCATATATGAAACAACTTCTCTTCAGGCAAAATCAAAGGAGAATTCATTAGAAACACTCTATTTAGAAGCAGGTAATCTCTCAGCATTTCCTCTCACCTATTTACAAGGGAGACAGCCTTTAAAGAAGAAAGAAATTGCCTTATCAGTGCTCAGCTCAGATTCACTCCAAAAAAAGGTTGGAGAAAAAATTACTCTCGTAACAAACGGGCAGGAAATTCAAAAAACTGTGACTGGCATTTATCAGGATGTCACTAACGGCGGGAAAACAGCAAAAGCAATATCACAGCCATTTCCTCAAACAGCTCTTTGGAAAACCATTCAAATCCAACTAAACCAAGGAGTAGAAATTGCGGAGAAAAAGACAGTATTTGAAAAAGAGATATCTCCTGCAAAAGTGACAGATATGAAAGAATACGTTCATCAAACAATCGGCAGCACAGCATCTTTAGTAAAAGTCGTTGCATTTTTTTCTACATTAGCTGCTTTTGGAACCGCCAGTTTGATGTTATTCATGTTTCTGCACATGTTAAAAGCAAAAGATTCAAGCCGAAACCATTTACTACGAACGATTGGATTTTCTAAAAAAGATGTAACAGTACAATATATCACAAGTTTTATCGTCGTTATCTTTTTGGGCACATTTATTGGCACGATCGCTGTCCACTTGATTGGACCAGCTTTAATGAGTGTAGGTGGAGCATCCTTAGGGGCATCAAGCCTCCAGTGGCTGGCACCACAATGGGTGTCAGTTGTGTACCCAATCACACTATTGATTGTCAGCTTAGCTTTAACTGCTTCGTTATTGAAGACGTTATTTACTAGTCAAACTACACGTCATACACTTTCATAA
- a CDS encoding CdaR family transcriptional regulator: MQFLTTELAQEMVERTMRILDKNINVMNADGVIIGSGERNRIGQKHDGARLVLTSGDSVEIDHDASLHLEGVRPGINLPICFREQVVGVIGITGEPKDIRHHAELVKMAAELVLEQSFLLERVQWRQRIESEIVNQLISDSDVGDHQLKNRAAWLGMDLDKRRMAIIFQPVPSTEDAVHKMIHAIQYDKNVDDLLGMTFRHELVLLRQPISDHFLKHVVGQLQRTMEKAVGGQVLVGIGTVAADISQLSLSFEHARDSLRLGKALDPKESIYFFESYQLERLLITAGAVEENSSWVDFYKPIIQEAELAHTLRIYIKEGGDLQRIVDRLFIHRNTLRYRLDKIQALTGKDPRHVKQLMELYMAQLMSQLS, from the coding sequence ATGCAATTTTTAACCACTGAATTGGCACAAGAAATGGTTGAACGTACGATGCGTATTTTAGATAAAAACATCAATGTGATGAATGCGGATGGTGTCATCATTGGTTCTGGTGAACGAAACAGGATTGGTCAGAAACATGATGGTGCACGACTTGTTCTGACAAGCGGGGACAGTGTGGAAATTGACCACGATGCGTCCTTACACTTAGAAGGAGTGAGACCAGGAATCAATTTGCCTATTTGCTTTCGTGAACAAGTAGTTGGTGTGATTGGCATTACTGGTGAGCCAAAGGACATTCGGCATCATGCCGAGCTGGTGAAAATGGCGGCTGAGCTGGTGTTAGAGCAGTCTTTTCTGCTTGAACGAGTTCAGTGGCGGCAGCGAATAGAGAGTGAAATTGTCAATCAGTTAATTTCTGATTCGGACGTTGGTGATCATCAGCTAAAGAACCGAGCTGCATGGCTGGGAATGGATTTAGATAAACGCCGAATGGCCATCATTTTTCAGCCAGTTCCATCCACAGAAGACGCTGTGCATAAAATGATTCATGCGATTCAATACGATAAGAATGTGGATGATTTGCTTGGCATGACCTTTCGTCATGAATTGGTTCTTTTAAGGCAGCCGATTTCTGATCATTTTTTAAAGCATGTGGTTGGGCAGCTGCAAAGAACAATGGAAAAAGCAGTAGGAGGCCAGGTGCTGGTGGGGATAGGGACTGTCGCCGCCGACATAAGCCAGCTGTCATTGTCCTTTGAGCACGCAAGAGATTCCTTGAGGTTGGGGAAGGCTCTTGATCCGAAGGAAAGTATTTATTTTTTTGAATCTTATCAGCTGGAAAGGCTATTGATTACTGCAGGAGCTGTTGAAGAAAACAGTAGTTGGGTTGACTTTTACAAGCCAATAATACAAGAAGCGGAGCTTGCCCACACATTAAGAATTTACATTAAAGAAGGCGGTGATTTACAAAGAATTGTTGATCGTTTATTTATTCACAGGAATACATTGCGATATCGTTTAGATAAAATACAAGCTTTGACTGGAAAAGATCCCCGTCATGTGAAACAGTTGATGGAGCTTTATATGGCGCAGTTGATGAGTCAACTATCTTAA